DNA sequence from the Burkholderiales bacterium genome:
CTTGTTCGCTAAGCTGGATAGCTGGACGGTGGATGTCGCCGAATTGTGTGTCAGCCGCGACCGCCAGCTCGATCTTTCAGGCGCGCTGCCGACCCCGCTGGCGGCGCAGAAAGTAATTCCCACCGCGGCGCAGGCAGCCGCGGCCTGACCATGATTACCCGCAACGATCCGCAGCTCTCTGTTGAAGCGAGAGCGGTTCCGGAGCGCAAAGCTGAAAGCGTAAAGGCGCTGCTCTCGAAAATCGAGAAAGACTTTGCACCGGCCACTTTCGCCAGCAGCTTTGGCGCTGAGGACATGGTGCTGCTTGATCTCATCGTGCGCTTCGCCCCCGGAATTGAAATCTTCACCCTGGATACCGGCCGTTTGCCTGAAGAGACTTATGCGCTCATGAATAAAATCGCTGAACGCTATGGTGTGAAGGTGCGCGTGTATTTTCCGCAGGCTAAGGCGGTGGAACAATATGTGCAGCAGCACGGGCCGAACGCGTTTTATGAAAGCGTGGAACTGCGCAAGGCCTGCTGCCATATGCGCAAGGTGGAACCGCTCAAGCGCACGCTTGTTGGCAAGAAAGCCTGGGTCACCGGAATGCGCCGCGGGCAATCGGTGACGCGCGGCGTCACTCCCGAATCCGAATTCGACAAGGATCACGGGTTGCATAAATTCAATCCGCTTTACGACTGGACCGAAAAAGAAGTGTGGGCTTATATCCGTGCCAACAACGTGCCTTACAATGCGCTGCATGACAAGGGTTACGCCAGCATCGGCTGCGCGCCTTGCACACGCGCCATTACGCCGGGCGAGGACATCCGCGCCGGCCGCTGGTGGTGGGAGGATGCCAAAAACAAGGAATGCGGGTTGCACCGCAAAAGCGAGGCGGTATGAGCGGGCAGACGGCACTGCGCAAACGGAAACTTTCTGGTGCGGAAGAGCGCTTGCATCATCTCAGCCATCTTGAGGTGCTGGAAAGCGAATCCATCCACATCCTGCGCGAAGTCGCGGCGGAATGCAAAAATCCGGCGCTGCTTTTTTCCGGCGGCAAGGATTCCATCGTGCTGCTGCGCCTCGCGGAGAAAGCCTTCCGCCCCGCGCACTTCCCCTTCCCGTTGCTGCACATTGACACGGGGCACAATTTCCCCGAGGTGATTGCCTTCCGCGACCATCGCGTGGAGCAGCTGGGCGAGCGGCTGATCGTGGGCTCGGTCGAGGAATCGATGCGCATGGGACGGGTGGTGCTGAAAAGCGAAACCCAAAGCCGCAATGCCTCCCAGTCGGTGACTTTGCTCGACACCATTGCCGAGCATGGGTTTGATGCCTGCATCGGTGGCGCGCGGCGCGACGAGGAAAAAGCGCGCGCGAAAGAACGGATTTTTTCCTTCCGCGACGAATTCGGGCAATGGGATCCGAAAAACCAGCGCCCCGAGCTGTGGGATCTCTATAACACCAGGGTTCATCCCGGCGAGCATATACGGGTGTTCCCCATCAGCAACTGGACTGAGCTCGATGTGTGGCAGTACATTTTGCAGGAGCGGCTGGAAATTCCGATAATTTACCGAGCGCACCGGCGGGCGGTGATCCGCCGCGGCAGCGGCCTGCTGCCGGTCACCTACCTGGTGCAGCCGCAGCCGGGTGAGAAAACGGAAAACATCATGGTGCGCTTCCGCACCGTGGGTGACATGACCTGCACCTGCCCGGTAGAGTCCGATGCGGTGACGGTGGAACAAATCATCGCCGAGACCGCCGCCACCCGTATCACCGAGCGCGGCGCAACGCGCATGGATGACCAGACCTCCGAAGCCTCGATGGAGCTCAGAAAGAAAGAAGGTTATTTCTGATGTCGGCCATCGAAAAAATCGCTTTCCCGGACATCGAGCTGTCGCGCTTCATCACCGCCGGCAGCGTGGATGACGGCAAGAGCACGCT
Encoded proteins:
- the cysD gene encoding sulfate adenylyltransferase subunit CysD → MSGQTALRKRKLSGAEERLHHLSHLEVLESESIHILREVAAECKNPALLFSGGKDSIVLLRLAEKAFRPAHFPFPLLHIDTGHNFPEVIAFRDHRVEQLGERLIVGSVEESMRMGRVVLKSETQSRNASQSVTLLDTIAEHGFDACIGGARRDEEKARAKERIFSFRDEFGQWDPKNQRPELWDLYNTRVHPGEHIRVFPISNWTELDVWQYILQERLEIPIIYRAHRRAVIRRGSGLLPVTYLVQPQPGEKTENIMVRFRTVGDMTCTCPVESDAVTVEQIIAETAATRITERGATRMDDQTSEASMELRKKEGYF
- a CDS encoding phosphoadenylyl-sulfate reductase gives rise to the protein MITRNDPQLSVEARAVPERKAESVKALLSKIEKDFAPATFASSFGAEDMVLLDLIVRFAPGIEIFTLDTGRLPEETYALMNKIAERYGVKVRVYFPQAKAVEQYVQQHGPNAFYESVELRKACCHMRKVEPLKRTLVGKKAWVTGMRRGQSVTRGVTPESEFDKDHGLHKFNPLYDWTEKEVWAYIRANNVPYNALHDKGYASIGCAPCTRAITPGEDIRAGRWWWEDAKNKECGLHRKSEAV